From a region of the Spirochaetota bacterium genome:
- a CDS encoding excinuclease ABC subunit UvrA → MKNITITGARIHNLKGINISIPKNKLVIVTGVSGSGKSSLVFDIIFEEGRRQYLQSLGMFSGIDNEDKFDNLSGISPAIAVQQSIIRQSNPRSTVGSRTNLLNMLAVLYAGEGQISCSSCATPVDDDLNCEKCGNSEERLESNYFSYNSANGMCMRCSGRGAYYDINIKKLVPNNSTTLQQIFDRVGLSPGYEKLLYRKFWKYMKMQFIQIPDEVKEEILYGHHVNSNYQKRSFCLTRFFQARLSKGEDLKGLYTISLCAECQGFRIGEEARRVHLNGRHIGEIGKMTIAETQDFVEVLLKQKTLKPFGINLLKEIRHKICHLTKIRLGHLSLYREIPTLSGGEIQRLFLNSHLESKMDSLIYILDEPTIGLHESEKAELLQSINALKELGNTVIVVEHDRNTIKMAEHIIDIGPGAGIRGGLVVYQGDLAGLLQCDESITGNYLSGKAAMPNRTITQNIKIDKQTHNKIAFDKARPCLTIRNGKTNNLKNVTVSIPLGALVGIAGVSGSGKSSLISNTLVPLLKEYFRNQRSNGETKIDETEIDDVAESAPIETVADKMEGLEHITGYAEVSQAPIGRHMNSNPVSYIGIWDKIRKLFARQPEAICKQLSSGHFSFNSKGACSVCGGSGRERIWLGGNLNIYNTCRKCHGKRYNDEALSIRYKDKNISQILEMHVSEAITFFEDNQGIISTLFVLERIGMEYIELGQPAPTLSGGEAQRIKLAKEIGRRRRGNILYVLDEPTTGLSLYDTTKLILLLDELVAKGNSVIVIEHDPVVLSVCDWIVELGPGGGTEGGRIIAEGMPQSLKTNSKSIIGRYLNLK, encoded by the coding sequence GGGAATTAATATCTCCATCCCTAAAAACAAATTAGTCATAGTAACAGGTGTTAGTGGATCTGGCAAATCCAGCTTAGTGTTCGATATCATTTTCGAGGAAGGACGCAGGCAATACCTGCAATCCTTAGGTATGTTTTCAGGAATTGATAACGAGGACAAGTTCGATAACCTATCAGGCATAAGCCCTGCAATAGCAGTGCAGCAGAGTATTATCCGTCAAAGCAATCCACGTTCAACCGTAGGTTCGAGGACCAATTTACTAAATATGCTTGCAGTACTCTATGCGGGGGAAGGGCAAATCTCCTGTTCCTCATGCGCAACGCCTGTTGACGATGACTTGAACTGTGAGAAATGTGGGAATTCGGAAGAACGTCTTGAATCTAATTATTTTTCATATAATTCTGCAAATGGAATGTGTATGAGGTGCTCCGGACGTGGAGCGTACTATGATATTAATATAAAAAAACTGGTTCCGAATAATAGCACGACCCTTCAACAGATTTTTGATAGAGTTGGACTATCACCCGGTTATGAGAAGCTGCTATACAGGAAATTTTGGAAATATATGAAAATGCAATTCATACAAATCCCCGATGAAGTGAAGGAAGAAATACTCTACGGCCATCATGTAAATAGTAACTATCAAAAACGCAGCTTTTGCCTAACAAGATTTTTCCAAGCTCGTCTTTCCAAGGGTGAAGATTTAAAGGGTCTATACACAATATCTCTATGCGCAGAGTGCCAAGGATTCCGGATTGGAGAAGAAGCGCGCAGAGTGCATTTAAATGGCAGGCATATTGGAGAGATAGGGAAGATGACGATTGCTGAGACACAGGATTTTGTTGAAGTCTTATTAAAGCAGAAGACATTAAAGCCATTCGGAATAAACCTGCTTAAAGAAATACGGCATAAAATCTGTCATTTGACAAAGATCCGGCTGGGGCATCTTTCCCTTTACAGAGAGATACCAACGCTAAGTGGTGGAGAAATACAGCGGCTCTTTCTCAATTCTCATCTTGAATCAAAGATGGATTCCCTGATATATATATTGGACGAACCAACGATAGGACTGCATGAATCTGAGAAGGCCGAACTCTTACAATCGATAAATGCCCTTAAGGAATTGGGTAACACAGTTATTGTTGTAGAGCATGACAGGAATACAATAAAAATGGCGGAACATATAATTGATATAGGACCAGGAGCTGGCATAAGAGGTGGCCTGGTGGTTTATCAGGGTGATTTGGCTGGATTGCTTCAATGCGATGAATCTATAACAGGCAATTATTTATCAGGAAAAGCCGCAATGCCAAATAGAACTATTACTCAAAATATCAAAATTGATAAGCAAACACATAACAAAATTGCGTTTGATAAGGCAAGGCCATGCTTGACTATCCGCAATGGCAAAACGAATAATCTTAAGAATGTGACTGTATCAATCCCATTAGGTGCGCTTGTAGGAATTGCAGGTGTGTCCGGAAGCGGGAAGAGTTCGCTAATATCCAATACCCTAGTTCCCCTACTTAAAGAATACTTTCGTAATCAGAGGTCGAATGGCGAAACAAAGATTGATGAAACCGAAATTGATGATGTTGCTGAATCAGCACCGATTGAGACAGTAGCGGACAAAATGGAGGGATTGGAGCATATAACAGGATACGCGGAAGTATCACAAGCCCCTATTGGCAGACATATGAACTCCAATCCTGTATCCTATATTGGCATCTGGGATAAAATACGCAAACTGTTTGCCAGACAACCGGAAGCTATTTGCAAGCAATTATCATCAGGTCATTTTTCATTCAACTCTAAAGGCGCCTGTTCTGTGTGTGGTGGTAGCGGTCGTGAAAGGATATGGTTGGGTGGTAATTTAAATATATACAATACATGTAGGAAATGTCATGGGAAGAGGTATAATGATGAAGCTTTATCAATTCGATACAAAGATAAAAACATCTCCCAAATCCTTGAAATGCATGTATCAGAAGCTATTACATTTTTTGAAGATAACCAGGGAATTATCTCAACATTATTCGTATTGGAACGTATAGGCATGGAATACATAGAACTAGGTCAACCTGCTCCTACCCTTAGCGGAGGCGAAGCGCAAAGGATCAAACTCGCTAAAGAGATCGGCAGACGACGGCGAGGTAATATACTTTATGTGCTGGATGAACCTACAACAGGTCTTAGTCTATATGACACTACCAAGCTTATACTACTATTAGACGAACTTGTAGCAAAGGGAAATTCTGTAATTGTTATTGAGCATGACCCAGTAGTCTTATCTGTCTGTGACTGGATTGTTGAACTAGGTCCTGGGGGAGGAACAGAAGGAGGTAGGATTATTGCTGAGGGCATGCCTCAGTCACTGAAAACAAATTCAAAATCTATTATAGGGAGGTATTTAAATCTTAAATAA